From a region of the Zingiber officinale cultivar Zhangliang chromosome 4B, Zo_v1.1, whole genome shotgun sequence genome:
- the LOC121974827 gene encoding proteasome subunit alpha type-2-A has protein sequence MGDSQYSFSLTTFSPSGKLVQIEHALMAVGSGQTSLGIKAANGVVIATEKKLPSSLVDETSVQKIQLMTTNIGVVYSGMGPDSRVLVRKSRKQAQQYFRLYKEPIPVTQLVRETATVMQEFTQSGGVRPFGVSLLVAGYDDNGPQLYQVDPSGSYFSWKASAMGKNVSNAKTFLEKRYTEDMELDDAVHTAILTLKEGFQGQISSKNIEIGIIGADRKFRVLTPAEIDDYLAEVE, from the exons ATGGGTGACAGCCAGTACTCCTTCTCGCTCACCACCTTCAG CCCGTCCGGGAAGTTAGTTCAGATCGAACATGCCTTAATGGCAGTCGGATCCGGCCAGACTTCGCTGGGTATCAAAG CGGCCAATGGTGTTGTCATAGCTACCGAGAAGAAACTTCCTTCCAGTTTGGTGGATGAAACGTCA GTGCAAAAGATTCAGCTTATGACGACTAATATTGGGGTTGTTTATAG TGGCATGGGCCCAGATTCTCGTGTTCTAGTAAGAAAAAGCAGAAAGCAAGCACAACAATATTTTCGGTTATATAAG GAGCCTATCCCAGTAACACAACTTGTAAGAGAAACTGCAACTGTTATGCAGGAGTTTACACAATCTGG TGGTGTACGGCCATTTGGAGTTTCTCTTCTGGTTGCTGGATATGATGATAATGGGCCACAGTTATATCAG GTTGATCCATCTGGTTCATACTTCTCTTGGAAGGCGTCAGCAATGGGGAAAAATGTTTCCAATGCTAAGACATTTCTTGAGAAGAG GTATACTGAAGATATGGAGCTTGATGACGCTGTTCACACTGCCATATTGACTCTCAAAGAAGG GTTTCAAGGACAAATCTCTAGCAAGAATATTGAAATTGGAATTATTGGCGCTGACAGGAAATTCAG AGTATTGACTCCAGCAGAAATTGATGATTACTTGGCGGAGGTGGAGTAG
- the LOC121974828 gene encoding uncharacterized protein LOC121974828 isoform X2, producing MSFLFRKFLEAANVLAKSSIFTRDPRHLQFEADLHRLFLYTSYNRLGKNADENDIEEIIDMANKASVKDRWIQVQENVHFQFKNMCQVMDEILLSDTRSINGKSCSSSSFQNGPLQSELSFSVGKGTPNNESVVPVTQPMTREELSQGLKECIGYTLDIRPSEIPHEEAGQGLFLDGEADAGSIIGFYPGLIYSPAYHRFIPGYPMVNASNAYLITRYDRIMIDGQTWGRGGEARELWDSNSQFKEHLSEESNRRSDGIWRIFSKPVEDNNIVTYEEVLERRNPLASAHFANHPPKGVAPNVMVCPYDFPLTEKDMRVYVPNLVFGLDQSVNRKRFGTSWFKSGNADVQYGNSPVLKTIVLVATRDMCNEELFLNYMLSNQKKHPSWYTPVEEEDPC from the exons ATGTCCTTCCTCTTTCGAAAATTTCTGGAG GCTGCCAATGTACTTGCAAAGAGTTCAATATTTACTAGAGATCCAAGACATCTTCAGTTTGAAGCTGACTTACATCGTCTCTTTCTTTATACCAG CTATAATCGTCTGGGAAAGAATGCTGATGAGAATGACATTGAAGAGATCATTGATATGGCAAACAAAGCCTCTGTTAAAGATCGATGGATTCAAGTCCAAGAAAATGTTCATTTTCAATTCAAAAACATGTGCCAGGTCATGGATGAAATTCTTCTTTCTGACACAAGAAGCATAAATGGTAAATCTTGTTCAAGTTCATCCTTCCAGAATGGTCCTCTACAAAGTGAATTGAGTTTTTCTGTCGGAAAAGGAACGCCTAATAATGAATCTG TTGTTCCTGTTACACAGCCAATGACACGCGAGGAATTATCTCAGGGTCTGAAGGAATGCATTGGCTATACACTTGATATAAGGCCATCTGAAATTCCTCATGAGGAAGCTGGCCAAGGCTTGTTTCTTGATGGTGAAGCTGATGCTGGATCTATCATAGGATTTTACCCTGGGCTGATATATTCACCAGCTTACCACCGGTTCATTCCAGGCTATCCCATGGTTAATGCTTCCAACGCCTATCTTATTACAAGGTATGATAGAATTATGATTGACGGACAAACTTGGGGTCGTGGTGGTGAAGCCCGAGAGTTGTGGGATAGTAATTCACAATTCAAGGAGCATCTCTCTGAAGAATCCAATAGAAGATCTGATGGGATTTGGAGAATTTTTAGTAAACCAGTCGAAGATAACAACATAGTAACCTATGAGGAAGTACTTGAAAGGCGCAATCCTCTAGCTTCTGCACATTTTGCCAACCATCCACCCAAAGGGGTAGCACCTAATGTCATGGTTTGCCCGTATGATTTTCCATTGACTGAGAAAGACATGAGAGTTTATGTTCCTAACCTTGTTTTTggactcgatcaaagtgtcaacAGGAAGAGATTTGGCACTTCTTGGTTCAAATCAGGAAATGCTGATGTTCAATATGGCAACTCTCCGGTATTAAAAACAATTGTACTTGTTGCTACAAGGGATATGTGCAATGAAGAACTTTTCTTGAactatatgttgagcaaccaaaAGAAACATCCATCGTGGTATACTCCAGTTGAGGAAGAAGATCCTTGTTGA
- the LOC121974828 gene encoding uncharacterized protein LOC121974828 isoform X1: MSFLFRKFLEICQTFEIVVPKRSPILRLHESFAANVLAKSSIFTRDPRHLQFEADLHRLFLYTSYNRLGKNADENDIEEIIDMANKASVKDRWIQVQENVHFQFKNMCQVMDEILLSDTRSINGKSCSSSSFQNGPLQSELSFSVGKGTPNNESVVPVTQPMTREELSQGLKECIGYTLDIRPSEIPHEEAGQGLFLDGEADAGSIIGFYPGLIYSPAYHRFIPGYPMVNASNAYLITRYDRIMIDGQTWGRGGEARELWDSNSQFKEHLSEESNRRSDGIWRIFSKPVEDNNIVTYEEVLERRNPLASAHFANHPPKGVAPNVMVCPYDFPLTEKDMRVYVPNLVFGLDQSVNRKRFGTSWFKSGNADVQYGNSPVLKTIVLVATRDMCNEELFLNYMLSNQKKHPSWYTPVEEEDPC; encoded by the exons ATGTCCTTCCTCTTTCGAAAATTTCTGGAG ATTTGTCAGACATTCGAGATCGTCGTGCCAAAGAGAAGTCCAATTCTTCGACTTCACGAATCATTt GCTGCCAATGTACTTGCAAAGAGTTCAATATTTACTAGAGATCCAAGACATCTTCAGTTTGAAGCTGACTTACATCGTCTCTTTCTTTATACCAG CTATAATCGTCTGGGAAAGAATGCTGATGAGAATGACATTGAAGAGATCATTGATATGGCAAACAAAGCCTCTGTTAAAGATCGATGGATTCAAGTCCAAGAAAATGTTCATTTTCAATTCAAAAACATGTGCCAGGTCATGGATGAAATTCTTCTTTCTGACACAAGAAGCATAAATGGTAAATCTTGTTCAAGTTCATCCTTCCAGAATGGTCCTCTACAAAGTGAATTGAGTTTTTCTGTCGGAAAAGGAACGCCTAATAATGAATCTG TTGTTCCTGTTACACAGCCAATGACACGCGAGGAATTATCTCAGGGTCTGAAGGAATGCATTGGCTATACACTTGATATAAGGCCATCTGAAATTCCTCATGAGGAAGCTGGCCAAGGCTTGTTTCTTGATGGTGAAGCTGATGCTGGATCTATCATAGGATTTTACCCTGGGCTGATATATTCACCAGCTTACCACCGGTTCATTCCAGGCTATCCCATGGTTAATGCTTCCAACGCCTATCTTATTACAAGGTATGATAGAATTATGATTGACGGACAAACTTGGGGTCGTGGTGGTGAAGCCCGAGAGTTGTGGGATAGTAATTCACAATTCAAGGAGCATCTCTCTGAAGAATCCAATAGAAGATCTGATGGGATTTGGAGAATTTTTAGTAAACCAGTCGAAGATAACAACATAGTAACCTATGAGGAAGTACTTGAAAGGCGCAATCCTCTAGCTTCTGCACATTTTGCCAACCATCCACCCAAAGGGGTAGCACCTAATGTCATGGTTTGCCCGTATGATTTTCCATTGACTGAGAAAGACATGAGAGTTTATGTTCCTAACCTTGTTTTTggactcgatcaaagtgtcaacAGGAAGAGATTTGGCACTTCTTGGTTCAAATCAGGAAATGCTGATGTTCAATATGGCAACTCTCCGGTATTAAAAACAATTGTACTTGTTGCTACAAGGGATATGTGCAATGAAGAACTTTTCTTGAactatatgttgagcaaccaaaAGAAACATCCATCGTGGTATACTCCAGTTGAGGAAGAAGATCCTTGTTGA
- the LOC121974828 gene encoding uncharacterized protein LOC121974828 isoform X3, whose amino-acid sequence MLIWAANVLAKSSIFTRDPRHLQFEADLHRLFLYTSYNRLGKNADENDIEEIIDMANKASVKDRWIQVQENVHFQFKNMCQVMDEILLSDTRSINGKSCSSSSFQNGPLQSELSFSVGKGTPNNESVVPVTQPMTREELSQGLKECIGYTLDIRPSEIPHEEAGQGLFLDGEADAGSIIGFYPGLIYSPAYHRFIPGYPMVNASNAYLITRYDRIMIDGQTWGRGGEARELWDSNSQFKEHLSEESNRRSDGIWRIFSKPVEDNNIVTYEEVLERRNPLASAHFANHPPKGVAPNVMVCPYDFPLTEKDMRVYVPNLVFGLDQSVNRKRFGTSWFKSGNADVQYGNSPVLKTIVLVATRDMCNEELFLNYMLSNQKKHPSWYTPVEEEDPC is encoded by the exons ATGCTCATTTGG GCTGCCAATGTACTTGCAAAGAGTTCAATATTTACTAGAGATCCAAGACATCTTCAGTTTGAAGCTGACTTACATCGTCTCTTTCTTTATACCAG CTATAATCGTCTGGGAAAGAATGCTGATGAGAATGACATTGAAGAGATCATTGATATGGCAAACAAAGCCTCTGTTAAAGATCGATGGATTCAAGTCCAAGAAAATGTTCATTTTCAATTCAAAAACATGTGCCAGGTCATGGATGAAATTCTTCTTTCTGACACAAGAAGCATAAATGGTAAATCTTGTTCAAGTTCATCCTTCCAGAATGGTCCTCTACAAAGTGAATTGAGTTTTTCTGTCGGAAAAGGAACGCCTAATAATGAATCTG TTGTTCCTGTTACACAGCCAATGACACGCGAGGAATTATCTCAGGGTCTGAAGGAATGCATTGGCTATACACTTGATATAAGGCCATCTGAAATTCCTCATGAGGAAGCTGGCCAAGGCTTGTTTCTTGATGGTGAAGCTGATGCTGGATCTATCATAGGATTTTACCCTGGGCTGATATATTCACCAGCTTACCACCGGTTCATTCCAGGCTATCCCATGGTTAATGCTTCCAACGCCTATCTTATTACAAGGTATGATAGAATTATGATTGACGGACAAACTTGGGGTCGTGGTGGTGAAGCCCGAGAGTTGTGGGATAGTAATTCACAATTCAAGGAGCATCTCTCTGAAGAATCCAATAGAAGATCTGATGGGATTTGGAGAATTTTTAGTAAACCAGTCGAAGATAACAACATAGTAACCTATGAGGAAGTACTTGAAAGGCGCAATCCTCTAGCTTCTGCACATTTTGCCAACCATCCACCCAAAGGGGTAGCACCTAATGTCATGGTTTGCCCGTATGATTTTCCATTGACTGAGAAAGACATGAGAGTTTATGTTCCTAACCTTGTTTTTggactcgatcaaagtgtcaacAGGAAGAGATTTGGCACTTCTTGGTTCAAATCAGGAAATGCTGATGTTCAATATGGCAACTCTCCGGTATTAAAAACAATTGTACTTGTTGCTACAAGGGATATGTGCAATGAAGAACTTTTCTTGAactatatgttgagcaaccaaaAGAAACATCCATCGTGGTATACTCCAGTTGAGGAAGAAGATCCTTGTTGA